A genomic region of Pseudomonas sp. RSB 5.4 contains the following coding sequences:
- a CDS encoding Hpt domain-containing protein has protein sequence MGDRHDYVALEWVKGEIAETLRQAHQAIEAVLDDPQASPGLDECLTYIHQVHGSLQMVEFYGAALLAEEMEHLVEALQQERVSHRDEALHLLLQALGQLPIYLDRVQSARRDLPLVVLPLINDLRSARGDSLLSETSLFSPPLPDLPPLSAQALAALEPPDLPNVLRKLRQMLQMALVGLLREQDDQTHLEYLAKVFQRLEALSFDAPLSPLWQVASALVEGMREGAIANSPALRSLFKDADKELKRLLEQGMRGLNQPPPPELLKSLLFYIAKAEHPTGQMLTMKDRYSLDDALPDSAMVDEERARLAGPDRDAMRSVLAALCEELVRVKERLDLFVRSDRQHTSDLESLLAPLRQIADTLAVLGFGQPRKVIIDQLAVVLSLVQGQREPNDATLMDVAGALLYVEANLAGMVGTVEPESPEDARLPTTDLTQIHQIVIKEARICLQQAKDMIVDYIDADWDRQQLQPLPELLTQVRGALAMIPLSRAASLVEACNSFIREHLLLDPHEPGWQQLDHLADVISSLEYYLERLSDDPQAPNEQLLDVAQKSLASLGFFPHEQHVPVLDDVLSPSEALVMQDLQVLDDPETVKSLAEVLASPVSAVNPPALITPGNLMPPPADEEPVDDELREVFLEETDEVLEVLHEYLPRWSADTHDRAALTELRRAFHTLKGSGRMVRALILGELAWAVENLLNRVLEHSVEPGAQVQQLLTDTVLLLPELISEFATHRQRQRSDVDQLAARAHALAKGVEPLAAEDVDDVAALDPLLLEIFRNEAETHLASLNRFLDQAAEHVPLPASDELQRALHTLKGSASMAGVLPIAELAAPLDKLAREFKAHQLPLDLDEVELLLEAEGLFRVGLRQLKHDPLAPIVGAQSLIKRIETLLAERLEAILNAPNTGLRIKRDAQLINNFLAQGMDILLDAESLLQRWQQHPGERQELSALLDELTTLGEGAHLADLLPVDVLCEALLDLYGAVEESSLAVSDRFFQEAQNAHEALINMLDELAAGQEITPQPQRVRALHELLDESLDPTAMGLIRSDGSRTLSISELGAATAELAHTHAETAPDDEIVEIFLEEAVDILDSAGQALQRWVSDPDNAAPLSSLQRDLHTLKGGARMAEVDAIGDLAHELESLYEGLVDRRHSYSELLGRLLHKSHDRLAQLLEQLQNHQALTPAQDLIEAIRQFRQGQAGSPETAQPTPEHDSAAHDPELLEIFLEEGFDIIESSGAALLRWQAEPGNRQEVETLLRDLHTLKGGARMVEIGPIGDLAHELEYLYESLATGVLQPSAELFALVQRGHDRLAQMLDGVRAGQPCPPADRLINAIQNFSHPVTLDTPPLQPIPAKTEPAAPAADAGADMVKVSAELLDELVNLAGETSIFRGRIEQQVSDAQTALNEMETTIERMRDQLRRLDTETQGRILSRQQVDAERLGYEEFDPLEMDRHSQLQQLSRALFESASDLLDLKETLDRRNHDAENLLQQQGRINTELQEGLMRTRMVPFERMLPRLKRIVRQVAEELNKDVAFIIGNAEGEMDRNVLERMAAPLEHMLRNAVDHGLESAEVRLAAGKPAQGTITLDLTREGGDIVFDIRDDGAGVPLEAVRRKAIKRGLLAPDAEISDRDVLQFILQPGFSTAEKITQISGRGVGMDVVHEEVRQLGGTMSIDSVPGQGVHFRIRLPFTVSVNRALMVQCGEDQYAIPLNTIEGIVRVLPNDLEGHYRNDPPSYHYAGQRYELCYLGELLKTAPRPKLLGQSLPLPVLLVQCNDRHIAVQVDAMAGTREIVVKSLGPQFAAVQGVSGATILGDGRVVLILDLLAPIRAMQARVAQRPAQAEIDSEPQKPLLVLVVDDSVTVRKVTSRLLERHGMNVLTAKDGVDAMLLLEEHMPDMMLLDIEMPRMDGFEVATQVRNDERLQHLPIIMITSRTGQKHRDRAMAIGVNDYLGKPYQESVLLESIAHWSKKHA, from the coding sequence ATGGGTGACCGGCACGACTACGTGGCCCTCGAATGGGTCAAGGGTGAAATTGCCGAAACGCTGAGGCAGGCGCATCAGGCGATTGAAGCCGTGCTCGATGATCCGCAGGCCTCACCGGGGCTGGACGAGTGTCTGACGTATATTCATCAGGTGCACGGCAGCCTGCAGATGGTCGAGTTCTACGGCGCCGCTTTGCTCGCCGAAGAGATGGAACATCTGGTCGAAGCCTTGCAGCAGGAGCGCGTCAGCCACCGTGACGAAGCCCTGCACCTGCTGCTGCAAGCCCTCGGGCAATTGCCGATCTACCTCGATCGCGTGCAGAGCGCCCGCCGCGACCTGCCGCTGGTGGTGCTGCCGCTGATCAACGATCTGCGCAGTGCGCGCGGCGACAGCCTGCTCTCGGAAACCAGCCTGTTCAGCCCGCCCTTGCCGGACTTGCCGCCGTTGAGCGCACAAGCCTTGGCCGCGCTGGAGCCTCCCGACCTGCCCAATGTGCTGCGTAAATTGCGCCAGATGCTGCAAATGGCGCTGGTCGGTTTGCTGCGCGAGCAGGATGACCAGACCCACCTCGAATACCTGGCGAAAGTCTTCCAGCGCCTCGAAGCGCTGAGCTTTGACGCGCCGTTGAGTCCGCTGTGGCAGGTCGCTTCAGCCCTGGTCGAAGGCATGCGCGAAGGCGCCATCGCCAACAGTCCGGCGTTGCGCAGCCTGTTCAAGGACGCCGACAAAGAGCTCAAGCGCCTGCTCGAACAGGGCATGCGCGGCCTCAATCAGCCTCCCCCGCCGGAGCTGCTGAAAAGCCTGCTGTTCTATATTGCCAAAGCCGAACATCCCACCGGGCAGATGCTGACCATGAAAGATCGCTACTCCCTGGACGACGCGTTGCCCGACAGCGCGATGGTCGACGAAGAACGCGCGCGTCTGGCCGGTCCCGACCGCGATGCGATGCGCTCGGTGCTGGCGGCATTGTGCGAAGAGCTGGTGCGGGTCAAGGAACGCCTCGACCTGTTCGTGCGCAGCGACCGTCAGCACACCTCCGATCTGGAGAGTCTGCTGGCGCCGCTGCGGCAGATCGCCGACACCCTCGCGGTGCTCGGTTTCGGCCAGCCGCGCAAAGTCATCATCGATCAACTGGCGGTGGTACTCAGCCTCGTTCAGGGCCAGCGCGAACCGAACGACGCGACCCTGATGGACGTGGCCGGCGCGCTGCTTTACGTCGAAGCCAACCTCGCCGGAATGGTCGGCACCGTAGAGCCGGAAAGCCCCGAAGACGCGCGCCTGCCGACCACTGATCTGACGCAGATCCATCAGATCGTGATCAAGGAAGCACGCATCTGCCTGCAACAGGCCAAGGACATGATCGTCGATTACATCGACGCCGACTGGGATCGCCAGCAACTGCAACCGCTGCCGGAACTGCTGACCCAGGTGCGCGGCGCGCTGGCGATGATTCCGCTGAGCCGCGCGGCGAGTCTGGTCGAGGCCTGCAACAGCTTCATTCGCGAACACTTGCTGCTGGATCCGCACGAGCCGGGCTGGCAGCAACTGGATCACCTCGCCGACGTCATCTCCAGCCTCGAGTATTACCTCGAACGCCTGAGCGACGACCCGCAAGCGCCGAATGAACAACTGCTGGATGTTGCACAGAAAAGCCTCGCCAGCCTGGGGTTCTTTCCACATGAGCAGCACGTGCCGGTGCTCGACGATGTACTCAGCCCCAGCGAAGCGCTGGTGATGCAAGACCTGCAGGTACTGGATGACCCCGAGACCGTGAAGTCGCTGGCCGAGGTGCTGGCCAGCCCGGTGTCGGCGGTCAACCCGCCGGCCTTGATCACCCCCGGCAACCTGATGCCGCCGCCCGCCGATGAAGAACCGGTGGACGATGAACTGCGCGAAGTGTTCCTCGAAGAGACCGACGAGGTGCTTGAGGTTCTGCACGAATACCTGCCGCGCTGGTCGGCCGACACCCATGACCGCGCCGCACTGACTGAATTGCGTCGGGCCTTTCATACCTTGAAGGGCAGCGGGCGCATGGTTCGCGCATTGATCCTTGGCGAGCTGGCGTGGGCCGTGGAAAACCTGCTCAACCGCGTGCTGGAGCACAGTGTCGAGCCTGGCGCGCAGGTGCAGCAGTTGCTCACCGACACAGTGTTGCTGCTGCCGGAGCTGATCAGCGAATTCGCCACGCACCGCCAGCGTCAGCGCAGCGATGTCGATCAACTGGCGGCCCGTGCGCATGCGCTGGCCAAAGGTGTCGAGCCGCTGGCGGCCGAAGACGTCGACGATGTGGCGGCCCTCGATCCGCTGTTGCTGGAGATTTTCCGCAACGAGGCCGAAACCCACCTCGCCAGCCTCAATCGCTTCCTCGATCAGGCCGCCGAGCATGTGCCGCTGCCGGCCAGCGACGAATTGCAGCGCGCCTTGCACACGCTCAAGGGCAGTGCGTCGATGGCCGGCGTGTTGCCGATTGCCGAACTGGCGGCGCCGCTGGATAAGCTGGCGCGCGAGTTCAAGGCGCATCAGTTGCCGCTGGATCTCGATGAAGTGGAATTGCTCCTCGAAGCCGAAGGCCTGTTCCGCGTCGGTCTGCGCCAGCTCAAGCACGATCCGCTGGCGCCGATTGTCGGTGCGCAGTCGCTGATCAAACGCATCGAAACGCTGCTGGCCGAGCGCCTGGAAGCGATCCTCAACGCGCCGAACACCGGTCTGCGGATCAAGCGCGATGCGCAACTGATCAACAACTTCCTCGCCCAGGGCATGGACATCCTGCTCGACGCCGAAAGCCTGTTGCAGCGTTGGCAACAACACCCCGGCGAGCGCCAGGAACTCAGCGCGCTGCTGGATGAACTGACCACCCTCGGCGAAGGCGCGCACCTCGCCGATCTGCTGCCGGTGGACGTGTTGTGCGAAGCCTTGCTCGACCTCTATGGCGCTGTCGAAGAAAGCAGCCTGGCGGTCAGCGACAGGTTTTTCCAGGAGGCGCAGAACGCCCACGAAGCGTTGATCAACATGCTCGACGAACTGGCTGCAGGCCAGGAAATCACCCCACAGCCGCAGCGCGTCCGCGCCTTGCACGAACTGCTCGATGAAAGCCTCGACCCGACGGCGATGGGGCTGATTCGCAGCGACGGCAGCAGGACCTTGAGCATCAGCGAACTGGGCGCCGCGACCGCCGAACTCGCCCACACCCATGCCGAGACCGCCCCCGACGACGAGATCGTTGAAATCTTCCTCGAAGAAGCGGTGGATATTCTCGACAGTGCCGGTCAGGCCTTGCAGCGTTGGGTGAGCGACCCGGACAACGCTGCGCCGCTGTCGTCGTTGCAGCGCGATTTGCACACCCTCAAGGGCGGCGCGCGGATGGCCGAAGTCGATGCCATCGGCGATCTGGCCCATGAGCTGGAAAGTCTTTATGAAGGTCTGGTGGATCGTCGCCACAGTTACAGCGAGCTGCTTGGGCGCTTGCTGCACAAAAGTCACGACCGCTTGGCGCAGTTGCTCGAACAGTTGCAGAACCATCAGGCGCTGACCCCGGCGCAAGACCTGATCGAAGCGATCCGCCAGTTCCGCCAGGGCCAGGCCGGCAGTCCCGAAACGGCGCAGCCGACGCCTGAACACGACAGCGCGGCGCATGATCCGGAGCTGCTGGAAATCTTCCTCGAAGAAGGTTTCGACATCATTGAAAGCTCCGGCGCGGCGCTGCTGCGCTGGCAGGCAGAGCCGGGCAATCGCCAGGAAGTGGAAACCCTGCTGCGCGATCTGCACACCCTCAAGGGCGGCGCGCGGATGGTCGAGATCGGCCCGATCGGCGACCTCGCCCATGAGCTCGAATACCTTTACGAAAGCCTCGCTACCGGCGTGCTGCAACCGTCCGCCGAACTGTTCGCGCTGGTGCAGCGCGGGCATGACCGGCTGGCGCAAATGCTTGATGGCGTGCGTGCCGGGCAGCCATGCCCACCGGCGGATCGGCTGATCAATGCGATCCAGAATTTCAGCCACCCGGTGACTCTCGACACGCCACCGCTGCAACCGATTCCGGCCAAGACCGAGCCTGCGGCACCCGCCGCTGATGCCGGCGCGGACATGGTCAAGGTCTCCGCCGAACTGCTCGATGAGCTGGTCAACCTGGCCGGGGAAACCTCGATTTTCCGTGGGCGTATCGAGCAGCAAGTCAGCGATGCGCAAACCGCGCTGAACGAGATGGAAACCACCATCGAGCGCATGCGCGATCAGCTTCGCCGGCTCGACACCGAAACCCAGGGGCGGATTCTCAGCCGTCAGCAAGTCGATGCCGAACGCCTCGGTTATGAAGAATTCGATCCTCTGGAAATGGACCGTCATTCACAGTTGCAGCAACTGTCGCGGGCGCTGTTCGAATCCGCCTCCGACTTGCTCGATCTCAAGGAAACCCTCGACCGCCGCAACCACGACGCCGAGAACCTGTTGCAGCAACAGGGGCGGATCAACACCGAGTTGCAGGAAGGCCTGATGCGTACGCGCATGGTGCCGTTCGAACGCATGCTGCCGCGCCTGAAACGCATCGTGCGTCAGGTCGCCGAAGAGCTGAACAAAGATGTCGCGTTCATCATCGGCAACGCCGAAGGCGAGATGGATCGCAATGTGCTGGAGCGCATGGCCGCGCCGCTGGAGCACATGCTGCGCAACGCCGTCGACCATGGTCTGGAGTCGGCCGAAGTGCGGCTGGCGGCGGGCAAACCGGCGCAGGGTACGATTACGCTGGACCTGACCCGCGAGGGCGGCGACATCGTTTTCGATATTCGTGACGATGGTGCCGGGGTGCCGCTGGAAGCGGTGCGGCGCAAGGCGATCAAGCGCGGCCTGCTGGCACCGGACGCCGAGATCAGCGACCGCGACGTGCTGCAGTTCATCCTGCAGCCGGGCTTCTCCACGGCGGAAAAGATCACCCAGATTTCCGGGCGCGGCGTTGGCATGGACGTGGTTCATGAGGAAGTCCGCCAGCTCGGCGGCACCATGAGCATCGATTCGGTGCCGGGGCAGGGCGTGCACTTCCGCATTCGTCTGCCGTTCACCGTGTCGGTCAACCGCGCGCTGATGGTGCAATGCGGCGAGGATCAATACGCGATTCCGCTGAACACCATCGAAGGCATCGTCCGCGTGTTGCCGAATGATCTGGAAGGGCACTACCGCAACGATCCGCCGAGCTATCACTACGCCGGTCAGCGCTACGAGTTGTGCTATCTGGGCGAGCTGCTGAAAACCGCGCCACGGCCCAAACTGCTCGGCCAGAGCCTGCCGTTGCCGGTGTTGCTGGTGCAGTGCAATGACCGGCACATCGCGGTGCAGGTCGATGCGATGGCTGGCACCCGCGAGATCGTGGTCAAGAGCCTCGGCCCGCAGTTCGCGGCAGTGCAGGGCGTGTCCGGGGCGACGATTCTCGGCGATGGCCGGGTGGTGCTGATTCTTGATTTGCTCGCACCGATCCGCGCGATGCAGGCGCGGGTTGCACAGCGTCCGGCGCAGGCGGAAATCGACAGCGAACCGCAGAAGCCGTTGCTGGTACTGGTGGTCGACGACTCGGTGACCGTGCGCAAGGTCACCAGCCGTTTGCTCGAACGCCACGGCATGAATGTACTGACCGCCAAGGACGGTGTCGACGCCATGTTGCTGCTCGAAGAACACATGCCCGACATGATGCTGCTCGACATCGAAATGCCGCGCATGGACGGCTTCGAAGTCGCCACCCAGGTGCGCAACGACGAACGTCTGCAACACCTGCCGATCATCATGATCACCTCGCGCACCGGGCAGAAACACCGCGACCGCGCGATGGCCATCGGCGTCAACGACTACCTCGGCAAGCCGTATCAGGAATCGGTGCTGCTCGAAAGCATTGCCCACTGGAGCAAGAAACATGCATGA
- a CDS encoding methyl-accepting chemotaxis protein, with protein MTKAKTGKSAEGSRSRSQIIVLFIALIVFIMLLFANFAYLNTQANYDKQYIGHAGELRVLSQRIAKNATEAAAGKAAAFKLLSDARNDFAQRWGYLKKGDPATGLPPAPASVRPEMRAVQLDWERLLKNTDAILSSEQTVLSLHQVAATLAETVPQLQIEYEKVVEILLQRGAPAAQVAMAQRQSLLAERILGAVNTVLAGDENSQQAADAFGRDATRFGQVLNGMLQGNPTLKISQVEDRDARARLSEISELFQFVSGSVDEILETSPELFKVRESASNIFSLSQTLLDEASHLASGFENLAGGRSTDTIGGYVLGLLALASIILIGMVMVRETNRQLRETAEKNERNQNAIMRLLDEIEDLADGDLTVTASVTEDFTGTIADSINYSVDQLRDLVATINLTAGQVAAAVQETQATAMHLAQASEHQAQQISEASTAINDMAQSIDQVSANAAESSAVAERSVEIANKGNEVVHNTIHGMDNIREQIQDTAKRIKRLGESSQEIGDIVSLIDDIADQTNILALNAAIQASMAGDAGRGFAVVADEVQRLAERSSAATRQIETLVRAIQADTNEAVISMEQTTTEVVRGARLAQDAGVALEEIEGVSKTLAALIQSISNAAQQQTSSAGQISMTMNVIQQITTQTSSGSTATAESIGNLAKMASQLRRSVSGFTLPSASATDKA; from the coding sequence ATGACAAAAGCAAAAACAGGCAAATCGGCGGAAGGGTCGCGCAGTCGTTCGCAGATCATTGTGCTGTTTATCGCACTGATCGTGTTCATCATGCTGCTGTTCGCCAACTTCGCCTACCTCAACACCCAGGCCAACTACGACAAGCAGTACATCGGCCACGCCGGTGAGCTGCGCGTGCTGTCGCAGCGGATTGCCAAGAACGCCACCGAAGCCGCCGCCGGCAAGGCCGCCGCGTTCAAGTTGCTGAGCGATGCGCGTAACGATTTCGCCCAGCGCTGGGGTTACCTGAAGAAGGGCGATCCGGCCACCGGCCTGCCACCCGCGCCGGCCAGCGTGCGCCCGGAAATGCGCGCGGTGCAGCTGGACTGGGAACGCCTGCTGAAAAATACCGATGCGATTCTCTCCAGCGAACAGACCGTGCTCTCGCTGCATCAAGTCGCCGCGACGCTGGCCGAAACCGTGCCGCAGTTGCAGATCGAATACGAAAAAGTCGTCGAGATCCTTCTGCAACGCGGCGCCCCGGCAGCGCAAGTGGCAATGGCCCAGCGCCAATCGCTGCTCGCTGAACGCATTCTCGGCGCGGTCAACACCGTGCTGGCCGGTGACGAAAACTCGCAGCAGGCTGCCGACGCTTTTGGCCGCGATGCCACCCGTTTCGGCCAGGTGCTCAACGGCATGTTGCAGGGCAACCCGACCCTGAAGATCAGCCAGGTTGAAGACCGCGACGCCCGTGCGCGGCTGAGTGAAATTTCCGAGCTGTTCCAGTTCGTCTCCGGCTCGGTGGACGAAATCCTCGAAACCTCACCGGAACTGTTCAAGGTCCGGGAGTCGGCGAGCAACATTTTCAGCCTGTCGCAAACCCTGCTCGACGAAGCCTCGCACCTCGCCAGCGGTTTCGAAAACCTTGCCGGTGGGCGCAGCACCGACACCATCGGCGGCTACGTGCTGGGCTTGCTGGCGCTGGCCTCGATCATCCTGATCGGCATGGTCATGGTCCGTGAAACCAATCGCCAGTTGCGCGAGACCGCCGAGAAAAACGAGCGCAACCAGAACGCGATCATGCGCCTGCTCGACGAGATCGAAGACCTCGCCGACGGCGACCTGACCGTGACCGCCTCGGTGACCGAAGACTTCACCGGGACCATCGCCGATTCGATCAACTACTCGGTCGATCAACTGCGCGATCTGGTCGCGACCATCAACCTCACCGCCGGCCAGGTCGCCGCCGCCGTGCAGGAAACCCAGGCCACCGCGATGCACCTGGCACAGGCCTCGGAACATCAGGCGCAGCAGATCTCCGAAGCCTCGACCGCGATCAACGACATGGCCCAGTCCATCGATCAGGTCTCGGCCAACGCCGCCGAGTCGTCGGCGGTGGCCGAGCGTTCGGTGGAAATCGCCAACAAGGGCAACGAGGTGGTGCACAACACCATCCACGGCATGGACAACATCCGCGAACAGATTCAGGACACCGCCAAGCGCATCAAGCGCCTGGGCGAGTCGTCGCAGGAAATCGGCGACATCGTCAGCCTGATCGACGACATTGCCGACCAGACCAACATCCTCGCGCTCAACGCGGCGATTCAGGCCTCGATGGCCGGAGATGCCGGACGCGGGTTTGCCGTGGTCGCCGACGAAGTGCAGCGGCTGGCCGAGCGCTCGTCCGCCGCCACCCGGCAGATCGAAACGCTGGTGCGGGCGATTCAGGCTGACACCAACGAAGCGGTGATTTCCATGGAGCAGACCACCACCGAAGTGGTGCGCGGCGCGCGACTGGCGCAGGATGCCGGAGTGGCGCTGGAAGAAATCGAAGGCGTTTCGAAAACCCTTGCCGCGCTGATTCAAAGCATCTCCAATGCGGCGCAGCAGCAGACCTCGTCGGCCGGGCAGATTTCCATGACGATGAACGTGATCCAGCAGATCACCACGCAGACATCGTCCGGCTCGACCGCCACCGCCGAGAGCATCGGCAATCTGGCGAAGATGGCCAGTCAGCTGCGCCGTTCGGTATCCGGTTTCACCTTGCCGTCGGCGTCCGCGACGGACAAGGCGTGA
- a CDS encoding chemotaxis protein CheW, with protein sequence MNQSLTAFELLWQIDQRCRLLAADLPSQAGRQDRWSGIGFRLGEHWYVTPMGEVSEVLHEPRCTQLPGVKPWVKGVANLRGRLLPIMDLCGFFGHELSPLRKQRRVLVVEHQDVFAGLLVDEVFGLQHFEQDSFEPISISKRQGSKAEFVKGYFRREQNWRVFSLFALAKSPVFMSVAI encoded by the coding sequence ATGAACCAGTCGCTGACCGCGTTCGAGCTGCTGTGGCAGATCGACCAGCGCTGCCGCCTGCTGGCGGCGGACCTGCCGTCGCAAGCCGGTCGTCAGGATCGCTGGAGCGGCATCGGCTTTCGCCTCGGCGAGCACTGGTACGTGACGCCGATGGGCGAGGTCAGCGAAGTGCTGCACGAACCGCGCTGCACTCAGTTGCCCGGGGTCAAGCCGTGGGTCAAAGGGGTGGCTAACCTGCGTGGGCGCTTGCTGCCGATCATGGACCTGTGCGGCTTCTTCGGCCATGAGCTGTCGCCGCTGCGCAAACAGCGGCGGGTGCTGGTAGTGGAGCATCAGGACGTGTTCGCCGGGCTGCTGGTCGATGAAGTGTTCGGCCTGCAGCACTTCGAGCAGGACAGCTTCGAGCCGATCTCGATCAGCAAACGCCAGGGTTCCAAGGCGGAGTTCGTCAAAGGCTATTTCCGGCGCGAGCAGAACTGGCGGGTGTTCAGCCTGTTTGCACTGGCCAAGTCGCCGGTGTTCATGAGCGTCGCGATATAA
- the pilH gene encoding twitching motility response regulator PilH: protein MARILIVDDSPTEMYKLTGMLEKHGHEVLKAENGADGVALARQEKPDAVLMDIVMPGLNGFQATRQLTKDAETSHIPVIIITTKDQETDKVWGTRQGAKDYLTKPVEEDTLIKTLNNVLAG, encoded by the coding sequence ATGGCACGTATCCTGATCGTCGATGATTCGCCGACTGAAATGTACAAACTCACCGGCATGCTCGAAAAGCACGGCCATGAAGTGCTCAAGGCCGAAAACGGCGCCGACGGCGTGGCCCTGGCCCGTCAGGAAAAGCCCGACGCGGTCTTGATGGACATCGTCATGCCCGGCCTCAATGGCTTCCAGGCCACCCGGCAACTGACCAAGGATGCCGAGACCAGCCATATTCCGGTGATCATCATCACCACCAAGGATCAGGAAACCGACAAGGTCTGGGGTACGCGCCAGGGCGCGAAGGATTACCTGACCAAGCCGGTCGAAGAAGACACCCTGATCAAGACCCTGAACAACGTGCTGGCCGGTTGA
- the pilG gene encoding twitching motility response regulator PilG has protein sequence MEQQSSALKVMVIDDSKTIRRTAETLLKNVGCEVITAIDGFDALAKIADHHPGIIFVDIMMPRLDGYQTCALIKNNSAFKATPVIMLSSRDGLFDKAKGRIVGSDQFLTKPFSKEELLDAIQAHVPGFAAVLPQ, from the coding sequence ATGGAACAGCAGTCCAGCGCCTTGAAGGTCATGGTGATCGATGACTCGAAAACGATTCGTCGCACCGCCGAAACACTGTTGAAAAATGTGGGCTGCGAAGTCATCACGGCGATTGATGGTTTTGACGCTTTGGCGAAGATCGCCGACCACCACCCCGGGATCATTTTTGTCGACATCATGATGCCGCGTCTGGATGGTTATCAGACCTGCGCTTTAATCAAGAACAACAGTGCGTTCAAGGCCACGCCGGTGATCATGCTGTCGTCGCGTGACGGGCTGTTCGACAAGGCCAAGGGGCGGATTGTCGGTTCTGATCAATTTTTGACCAAGCCTTTCAGCAAGGAAGAACTGCTCGACGCGATTCAGGCCCACGTTCCGGGCTTTGCCGCCGTTTTGCCGCAGTAA
- the gshB gene encoding glutathione synthase: protein MSVRVGIVMDPIASISYKKDSSLAMLLAAQKRGWELFYMEQRDLYQAEGQARARMKPLKVFVNPEKWFELDAEQDNLLSDLDVILMRKDPPFDMEFVYSTYLLEQAETAGVLVVNKPQSLRDCNEKLFATLFPQCTPPTVVSRRADVLREFAAKHGDVILKPLDGMGGTSIFRHRAGDPNLSVILETLTALGNQQIMGQAYLPAIKDGDKRILMIDGEPVDYCLARIPAQGETRGNLAAGGRGEARPLTDKDRWIAAQVGPTLREKGLLFVGLDVIGENLTEINVTSPTCIREIDNAFGTDIGGLLMDAIDKKLQAAGKKPQA from the coding sequence ATGAGCGTTCGCGTCGGGATTGTCATGGACCCTATCGCCAGCATTTCCTATAAAAAGGATAGCTCGCTGGCCATGCTGCTGGCCGCGCAGAAACGTGGCTGGGAACTGTTCTACATGGAGCAGCGCGACCTGTATCAGGCCGAAGGTCAGGCGCGGGCGCGCATGAAGCCGCTGAAAGTCTTCGTCAACCCGGAAAAATGGTTCGAACTGGACGCCGAGCAGGACAACCTGCTGAGCGATCTGGACGTGATCCTGATGCGCAAGGATCCGCCGTTCGACATGGAGTTCGTCTACTCCACCTACTTGCTGGAACAGGCGGAAACCGCCGGCGTGCTGGTGGTCAACAAGCCGCAGAGCCTGCGCGACTGCAATGAAAAACTGTTCGCCACGCTGTTCCCGCAGTGCACCCCGCCAACCGTGGTCAGCCGGCGCGCCGATGTGCTGCGCGAATTCGCCGCCAAGCACGGTGACGTGATCCTCAAGCCGCTGGACGGCATGGGTGGCACTTCGATTTTCCGACACCGCGCGGGCGATCCGAACCTGTCGGTGATCCTCGAAACCCTGACCGCCCTCGGCAACCAGCAGATCATGGGCCAGGCCTACCTGCCGGCGATCAAGGACGGTGACAAGCGCATCCTGATGATCGACGGCGAGCCAGTGGATTACTGCCTGGCGCGGATTCCGGCCCAGGGCGAAACCCGTGGCAACCTCGCGGCCGGTGGTCGTGGCGAAGCGCGGCCGCTGACCGACAAGGATCGCTGGATCGCCGCTCAGGTCGGCCCGACTCTGCGCGAGAAAGGCCTGCTGTTCGTCGGTCTGGACGTGATCGGTGAAAACCTCACCGAAATCAACGTCACCAGCCCGACCTGCATCCGCGAAATCGACAACGCTTTCGGTACCGACATCGGCGGCCTGCTGATGGACGCGATCGACAAGAAGCTGCAAGCCGCCGGCAAAAAGCCGCAAGCTTGA